The following proteins are co-located in the Legionella busanensis genome:
- a CDS encoding CBU_0585 family protein, whose protein sequence is MSSNDIDKAYISPYDKFFYEFDEEHQKSASQKIEVKKHERIAKLRDNAETDPSQNEIWENF, encoded by the coding sequence ATGAGTTCAAATGATATCGATAAAGCCTATATTAGTCCTTATGATAAGTTCTTCTATGAATTTGATGAAGAGCATCAAAAATCAGCTTCTCAAAAGATAGAAGTCAAAAAACATGAGCGTATTGCCAAACTACGCGATAATGCTGAAACTGATCCATCTCAAAATGAAATTTGGGAAAATTTTTAA